The following are encoded together in the Lathyrus oleraceus cultivar Zhongwan6 chromosome 3, CAAS_Psat_ZW6_1.0, whole genome shotgun sequence genome:
- the LOC127129998 gene encoding WD-40 repeat-containing protein MSI4 has translation MCSTEPYVLSGGRDKHVVLWSIHDHIATLATEAGPDVKQGSNVGGSGEKTAESPSVGPRGIYRGHKDTVEDVQFCPSSAQEFCSVGDDSCLILWDARVGTTPAVKVEKAHDGDVHCVDWNTHDINLILTGSADNSVRMFDRRKLNSSGVGSPIFKFEGHEAPVLCVQWCPAKSSVFGSGAEDGIINIWDHEKVGKTLGSADPTVSQASPGLFFRHAGHRDKVVDFHWNAADPWTIVSVSDDCASTGGGGTLQVNRYFGLNI, from the exons ATGTGTTCAACTGAGCCTTATGTTCTTTCTGGAG GCAGGGACAAACATGTGGTGTTATGGAGTATTCATGATCACATTGCAACTTTAGCTACTGAAGCAGGACCTGATGTTAAACAGGGCTCTAATGTTggtggaagtggtgagaaaaCTGCAGAAAGCCCCTCTGTTGGACCAAGGGGCATCTACCGTGGTCATAAAGATACTGTTGAAGATGTGCAATTTTGCCCTTCAAG TGCACAAGAGTTTTGTAGTGTAGGTGATGATTCTTGTCTCATACTCTGGGATGCTCGTGTTGGAACTACTCCAGCTGTTAAG GTTGAGAAAGCACATGATGGTGATGTACATTGTGTTGATTGGAATACTCATGATATAAACTTAATTCTAACTGG TTCTGCGGACAATTCAGTTCGCATGTTTGATCGCCGGAAACTAAACAGTAGTGGGGTTGGGTCTCCTATTTTTAAATTTGAAGGCCATGAAGCACCAGTCCTCTGTGTACAG TGGTGTCCTGCTAAATCATCTGTATTTGGAAGTGGTGCTGAAGATGGCATTATAAACATCTGGGACCATGAAAAG GTTGGTAAAACATTGGGTTCTGCTGATCCAACTGTATCACAGGCTTCCCCTGGTTTGTTCTTTCGTCATGCAGGACATAG GGATAAGGTTGTGGACTTTCATTGGAATGCAGCTGATCCATGGACAATTGTTAGTGTCTCTGATGACTGTGCTAGCACTGGTGGAGGTGGCACCCTACAGGTAAACAGATATTTTGGTTTGAACATTTAG